One Mycolicibacterium goodii genomic region harbors:
- a CDS encoding cutinase family protein has translation MTALRRDSRRLGLLLATLVAAACVTAGPSAASEPNCSDVAVVFARGTNEAPGVGEVGQAFVDALQSRLQGSTVDVYGVDYPASYDFATGVQGVIDASHRIEATVAACPHSRIILGGYSQGAAVAGYTVIDSLPPGFVLPEGLTGTMPSTVAPHVAAVVMFGTPKPWVVNLLASQAPPMSIGPDYTAKMLQLCAPRDPICDAGGLDRAAHHAYLDNGMIDEGADFAARAI, from the coding sequence ATGACGGCTCTTCGGCGAGACTCCCGCCGCCTTGGGCTCCTCCTCGCCACACTCGTGGCGGCGGCATGCGTCACGGCCGGCCCGTCCGCGGCGAGCGAACCGAACTGCAGCGACGTAGCCGTCGTGTTCGCGCGGGGGACCAACGAGGCACCCGGTGTCGGCGAGGTCGGGCAGGCATTCGTCGACGCTCTGCAATCACGACTGCAGGGCAGCACGGTCGACGTCTACGGTGTGGACTACCCGGCGTCGTACGATTTCGCGACGGGTGTGCAGGGGGTCATCGACGCCAGCCACCGCATCGAGGCGACCGTCGCCGCGTGCCCGCATTCCCGGATCATCCTCGGCGGCTACTCCCAAGGCGCCGCGGTGGCCGGCTACACCGTGATCGACTCGCTTCCCCCCGGATTCGTTCTACCCGAGGGTCTTACCGGTACCATGCCATCGACGGTCGCGCCGCACGTGGCGGCAGTGGTGATGTTCGGGACACCGAAGCCGTGGGTGGTCAATCTCCTGGCCAGCCAGGCGCCGCCGATGAGCATCGGGCCCGACTACACCGCCAAGATGCTCCAACTCTGCGCACCCCGCGATCCCATCTGCGACGCCGGAGGGCTCGACCGCGCAGCTCACCACGCCTACCTGGACAACGGCATGATCGACGAGGGCGCGGATTTCGCCGCGAGAGCCATCTGA